The sequence below is a genomic window from Betaproteobacteria bacterium.
CACCTTGACGTAGAGGCCGGGCTCGGAAACGACGTGCCGTACCTCACCCAATTGGAAGACCAGGGCAAACTGGCGCTGATCCACGGTGAACACCGCCATGGCGAGCACGGCGAGCAGGGTGGCGAAGATGAAGCCGATCAGGCCGAAGGAAGGTCTCATGGCCGGCCCTCCCGCTCGCGACCCCGCAAGGTGTCGCGGTCCCGTGCGCCGGAGGAGGAATAGACCTGCGGCGTCTTCTCCAGTTGAGGCGGCGACTCGTTGGAAAGCGGCGCCGCCCGCACGGCGGTGCCCGAGGCGTCAGCCGCCGGTGCGCCGGCGGCCGCCGCAGTGGCCCCCGCGGCCTGCATGAGTTTGTCGAGGGGGAGATAGAGCAGGTTGCCGCCCTGCCCCCTGGTGTCGATGAGCACTTTGCTGGTGTTGGAATAGACCTGCTGCATGGTTTCCAGATAGAGACGTTGCCGGGTGACTTCCGGGGCTTTGGCGTATTCGGTCTGCAATTGCTTGAAGCGCGACGCATCACCCTCGGCGGTGGCGATGAGGCGCTGGCGGTACCCGCTGGCCTCTTCGAACAGCCGGGCCGCAGTACCCTTGGCCCGGGGAATGACGTCGTTGGCGTAGGCCTGGCCTTCGTTCTTCTGTCGCTCCCGGTCCTGACCGGCCTTCACGGCGTCATCGAAGGCCGACTGGACCTGCTCGGGCGGCTGGGCGTTCTGCATGGTGACCTTGGAAACCAGGATGCCGCTCTTGTAGCGATCCAGAATGTCCTGCATCAGCTTGGAGGCCTGGGTGGCGATCTGCTCGCGTCCCTCGTAGAGCACATAGTCCATCTTGCTCTTGCCGACGATCTCGCGCACAGCGGCCTCGGCGGCGCCCATGACGGCATCGTCGGGGTGGCGGTTGTTGAACAGGTATTCGACGGGATCCTTCAGGATGTACTGGACGGCGAACTGGATGTTCACGATGTTCTCGTCGTCGGTCAGCATCAGGGCTTCCTTGAGCACCTTGTTGCGTTCGCTGCCGCGATAGCCGATCTCCACGGTGCGCACGCCGGACAGATTGACCAGTTCGTGGGATTCGATGGGGTAAGGCATGCGCCAGCGCAGGCCGGCTTCGGTGGTTTCGTTGAAACTGCCGAAGCGCAGCACCACACCGCGCTGGGACTGGTCGACGATGTAGAAGCCGGAGGCGAGCCAGACCGCGACGATCAGCCCGGCCAGGAGCCCCAGACCACCGCCCAGGAAGCGCGGATTGAAATCGATCTGCGGCATGCGTGGACCGTCCCCGCCACCATTGCTGCCCCCGCCCCCCTTCTTGCCGAACATTCCCGAGAGCTTGCGATTGAAGTCGCGCCAGAGCTCTTCCAGATCCGGCGGCCCCTGATTGGGCCGGCGCGGCCCGCCTGAATCGCCGCCGTCGTTACCGCCGCGGTTGCCCCACTGGGGGTCGTTGAGCGACATGAGAATGCCAAGGGTTGGAATCATGGGCGAGTGGAGGTGTGTTTAGGAAACTTGCAGAGTGGCGGCGCCGTCGAGGGCAGCCTGACGGGCGGCGGACTTTTGGCCAGCGGCCTCCGCCAGCGCCCCGCGCAGGAGACCCAGGCCTTCGCCGCTGCGGGCACTGACGCGGACGCGGCGGATTCTATCATATTCGTCCCTCTCGACCCCGGAACCGGCCTCGGTGAGGTCGATCTTGTTCCACACCAGGATCTGGGGCACCCGATCGGCGCCGATTTCGGCCAGAACCTTGTTGACCTCGGCGATCTGATCGTCCCGGGCATGGTTGGCACTGTCGACCACGTGGAGCAGGATATCGGCCGCGGCGGTGGCCTCCAGGGTGGCGTGGAAGGCCGCCACCAGGGAGTGGGGAAGATCACGGATGAACCCCACCGTGTCCGAAATGACGATATTGCCGGCGCCTTCGACCCACAGTTTGCGCGACGTGGTATCCAGGGTGGCGAAGAGCTGGTTGGCCGCATAGACGCCGGCCTTGGTGAGGGCGTTGAACAGGGTCGACTTGCCCGCGTTGGTGTAGCCCACCAGGGAGACGTTGAGCACTTCGCCCCGCCCCCGCGCCTTGCGCTGCACGTCCCGCTGGCGCGAAAGGCGCTCCAGGCGCTCCTTGAGGGTCTTGACCCGGTTGCCCAGGAGGCGGCGGTCGGTTTCCAGTTGGGTTTCCCCCGGACCGCGCAGGCCGATGCCGCCGCGCTGCCGTTCCAGGTGGGTCCAGCCCCGCACCAGGCGGGTGGAGAGATGCTCGAGCTGGGCGAGTTCTACCTGGAGCTTGCCTTCGGCGCTCTGGGCGCGCAGGGCGAAAATGTCGAGGATGAGACTGGTGCGGTCGATCACCCGGCATTTGAGTTCCCGCTCCAGATTACGTTCCTGGGCCGGGGACAACTCGTGGTTGAAAATCACCAGGTCGGCTTCCGCGGCGGCCAGGAGGGCGGCGATTTCCTGCACCTTGCCCTTGCCGGCAAAGGTCTTGGGGTCGGGACTGTGCCGCCGCCCACCCACTTCACCGCACACCAGTCCGCCCGCGGATTCGGCAAGCAGACGGACTTCCTCCAGTTGGTCGTCGAAATCCCGCTGACCGAAATCGAGCTGGACGAGCAGCGCCCTTTCACCGGCGGCGGGACGCTCAAGCACGGAAGCGGGAAGAAAGCAGGTGACACCCCGCCCGGACGGGCAGGCAGAAAACTGAGCTTATTCGGCGGCCGCCTGTTCCTGCTGGATATTGACCGGCCGAGCCGGAACGACGGTGGAGATGGCATGCTTGTACACCATCTGGGTCACGGTGTTCTTGAGCAGCACGACGTACTGATCGAAGGATTCGACCTGCCCCTGGAGCTTGATGCCGTTGACCAGGTAGATCGAGACCGGTACGTGCTCCCGGCGCAGGGCGTTGAGGAACGGGTCTTGTAGCATTTGCCCTTTGTTGCTCATGGTATGGACTCCACGGATGTTGTTATGAAACGCAAGGGTACCGAATTTCGATTCGGCTGCCAAAACATTATTTCTTTTTGTCGTCGGCGTAGGGGTTATGGCCCGCGACGAACTGGATACGCAGCGGAGTTCCCTGCAATTTGAAGGCCTCGCGGAAGGTATGTTCGAGATAGCGGCGATAGCTGTCGCCGATATGGTCCACCGCACTGCCGTGAATCACCACCACCGGGGGATTGGATCCCCCCTGGTGGGCGTAGCGTGGCTTGGGGCGGAAGAGCCCGTGGCGCGGGGGCGCCTGGCGGGCAACGGCATCGGCCAGAACCCGGGTGAGACGCGGCGTCGACAGCTTGGCCATGGCGGCACCGAAGGCGCTATCCACCGACTTGAAGAGTGCGTCGAGGCCGACGTTTTCCTTGGCGGAAATGAAATGAAAGCGGGCGAAATCGAGAAACTTCAGTTTTCGCTCCAGCACCGCCCGGGTCTGCTCCCGCACGTAGCGATCCAGGCCGTCCCACTTATTGATGCCCACCACCAGGGCGCGGCCGGACTGGACCACGAAATCGGCGATGTGGGCGTCCTGGTCGGACACATCCTGGCGGGCGTCGACCATCAGGATGACGACCTGGGCCTCCTCGATGGCCTGCAAGGTCTTGACCACGGAGAACTTTTCCACCGCCTCGAAAACCTTGCCGCGGCGGCGCATGCCCGCCGTATCCACCAGCACGTAGCGCCGGCCACGACGTTCGAAATCGACGG
It includes:
- the hflK gene encoding FtsH protease activity modulator HflK produces the protein MSLNDPQWGNRGGNDGGDSGGPRRPNQGPPDLEELWRDFNRKLSGMFGKKGGGGSNGGGDGPRMPQIDFNPRFLGGGLGLLAGLIVAVWLASGFYIVDQSQRGVVLRFGSFNETTEAGLRWRMPYPIESHELVNLSGVRTVEIGYRGSERNKVLKEALMLTDDENIVNIQFAVQYILKDPVEYLFNNRHPDDAVMGAAEAAVREIVGKSKMDYVLYEGREQIATQASKLMQDILDRYKSGILVSKVTMQNAQPPEQVQSAFDDAVKAGQDRERQKNEGQAYANDVIPRAKGTAARLFEEASGYRQRLIATAEGDASRFKQLQTEYAKAPEVTRQRLYLETMQQVYSNTSKVLIDTRGQGGNLLYLPLDKLMQAAGATAAAAGAPAADASGTAVRAAPLSNESPPQLEKTPQVYSSSGARDRDTLRGREREGRP
- the hflX gene encoding GTPase HflX, which codes for MLERPAAGERALLVQLDFGQRDFDDQLEEVRLLAESAGGLVCGEVGGRRHSPDPKTFAGKGKVQEIAALLAAAEADLVIFNHELSPAQERNLERELKCRVIDRTSLILDIFALRAQSAEGKLQVELAQLEHLSTRLVRGWTHLERQRGGIGLRGPGETQLETDRRLLGNRVKTLKERLERLSRQRDVQRKARGRGEVLNVSLVGYTNAGKSTLFNALTKAGVYAANQLFATLDTTSRKLWVEGAGNIVISDTVGFIRDLPHSLVAAFHATLEATAAADILLHVVDSANHARDDQIAEVNKVLAEIGADRVPQILVWNKIDLTEAGSGVERDEYDRIRRVRVSARSGEGLGLLRGALAEAAGQKSAARQAALDGAATLQVS
- the hfq gene encoding RNA chaperone Hfq, with the protein product MSNKGQMLQDPFLNALRREHVPVSIYLVNGIKLQGQVESFDQYVVLLKNTVTQMVYKHAISTVVPARPVNIQQEQAAAE
- the der gene encoding ribosome biogenesis GTPase Der → MKPTVVLVGRPNVGKSTLFNRLTRSRDALVADLPGLTRDRHYGHGRLGSKPYLVVDTGGFEPLVKDGILHEMARQTEQAIAEADAVIFVVDGRNGVTPHDKEIANRLRCLQRPVLVAVNKTEGMNRGMVEAEFHELGLGDPHAISASHGEGVRGLVDLALDSFPEPEEDEDADAAVRVAIVGRPNAGKSTLINTLLGEERVIAFDAPGTTRDAIAVDFERRGRRYVLVDTAGMRRRGKVFEAVEKFSVVKTLQAIEEAQVVILMVDARQDVSDQDAHIADFVVQSGRALVVGINKWDGLDRYVREQTRAVLERKLKFLDFARFHFISAKENVGLDALFKSVDSAFGAAMAKLSTPRLTRVLADAVARQAPPRHGLFRPKPRYAHQGGSNPPVVVIHGSAVDHIGDSYRRYLEHTFREAFKLQGTPLRIQFVAGHNPYADDKKK